The Amblyomma americanum isolate KBUSLIRL-KWMA chromosome 6, ASM5285725v1, whole genome shotgun sequence genome has a window encoding:
- the LOC144094401 gene encoding uncharacterized protein LOC144094401, giving the protein MIQSLSGAVEALFATPKVSHPAVKLPMPTYRGYDDLLSARDFLESLTHYQRAMGLTDQVVLAHIIPAALTDTAARWHRLAGHRAATLEEFRAAFLREFLPANYERRMRLELELRTQAPDESLLEYVRAMEDLFSIAEPRASNEERVERTTRQAHPAFSTHLRGDRFRDFEELAAEAKRLQGDILAARAYHPPSPASEALEPRCEWRGAMPLPNRRPPAQPAFAVVSGQNEVWELCERALDPYCYRRRTACAAPFSEPRAEGPQALQRTAVRETRISRPSGRAAGGPRQGEAPLSRDQAGGAWSGSQQSKTEFGSSQSPAEGSV; this is encoded by the exons atgattcagtcgctgtcaggggctgTTGAGGCGCTTTTTGCCacgccgaaggtgtctcaccccgcggtcaagttgcccatgccaacataccgcgggtatgatgacctcctcagtgcccgggatttccttgagtccctcacccattaccagagagctatgggtctcactgatcaggttgtgcttgcacacatcatccccgcagcgctgactgacaccgcagctaggtggcatcggcttgccggccaccgggcagcgactctcgaggagttccgtgcagcattcctGCGCGAATTCTTACCCGCTAACTACGAGCGTAGGATGCGGCTAGAGctggagctccgtacacaggctccggatgagtcactcctggaatatgtacgtgcgatggaggaccttttctcaatcgccgagcccagagcctcgaacgaggaacgcGTGGAAAGGACGACCAGGCAGGCACATCCGGCTTTTTCGACACACCTGCGCGGCGACCGattccgagattttgaggagctggccgccgaaGCAAAGCGCcttcaaggcgacattctcgccgcgcgcgcctatcaTCCGCCGtcgccggcaagcgaggccctcgagccacgctgtgaatggagaggggccatgcccctacccaaccggcgaccacccgcacaACCTGCCTTTGCAGTCGTTAGtgggcaaaacgaagtatgggagttgtgcgaacgagctctcgatccctactgctacaggagacggacagcctgcgctgcaccgttttctgaaCCGCGTGCCGAGGGACCCCAAGCGCTCCAACGCACAGCAGTGAgggaaacccgaatcagccggCCCTCTGGCCGTGCAGCGGGCGGacccaggcagggagaggcgccattgtcCCGCGACCAAGCTGGCGGCG CTTGGTcaggctctcaacagagcaagacAGAGTTTGGCAGCAGCCAGAGCCcagcagaaggctcagtatga